From Candidatus Poribacteria bacterium, a single genomic window includes:
- a CDS encoding ABC transporter permease, with translation MNTPITNTNQHLVLRKLLRHRSAMIGASIILFFIVVAIFAPLIATHDPRHANVVERLKGWSDVNYLGTDGVGRDIFSRIVYGTRISLKVGFVAMTFSVGFGMLFGAIAGYYGERIDNLIMRVMDMMLAMPSILLAMVIVTILGQSLTNAIIAVSIVYIPQYARILRAAVLKVRELDYVVAAKVIGASDNRILLTTVLPNCLAPLIVQATLGIGAAILDAAGLSFLGLGAEIGEPEWGAMLNENRKFIRKAPLAVTAPGVAIFLIVLGFNLLGDALRDALDPQID, from the coding sequence ATGAATACCCCAATAACAAATACCAACCAACACCTCGTCCTCCGCAAACTCTTAAGACACCGTTCTGCCATGATTGGTGCATCCATCATACTGTTCTTCATTGTCGTCGCCATTTTTGCCCCGCTCATTGCAACACACGATCCAAGGCACGCAAATGTCGTTGAACGCCTCAAAGGTTGGTCAGATGTGAACTACCTCGGCACCGATGGCGTTGGGCGCGACATTTTCAGCAGGATTGTCTATGGGACCCGTATATCTCTAAAGGTTGGATTCGTCGCGATGACTTTCTCTGTTGGGTTTGGGATGCTCTTCGGTGCAATCGCGGGCTATTATGGGGAAAGAATTGATAACCTGATTATGCGCGTGATGGATATGATGCTCGCAATGCCGAGTATCCTCCTCGCTATGGTCATTGTCACAATTTTGGGGCAGAGTCTCACCAACGCGATTATCGCTGTCTCAATCGTTTATATCCCACAATACGCCCGAATTTTGCGCGCTGCAGTTCTTAAAGTCCGTGAGTTGGACTATGTCGTCGCTGCAAAAGTGATCGGTGCGAGCGACAATCGGATTCTTCTGACCACCGTCCTTCCGAACTGCCTCGCCCCTCTGATTGTTCAGGCAACTTTAGGTATTGGCGCAGCTATTTTAGATGCTGCAGGGTTAAGTTTCTTAGGACTTGGTGCAGAGATTGGCGAACCGGAGTGGGGCGCGATGCTCAACGAAAACCGAAAGTTTATCCGCAAAGCACCTTTGGCTGTCACCGCTCCCGGTGTCGCTATTTTCCTTATCGTTTTAGGTTTCAACCTCCTCGGCGATGCGCTCCGAGATGCCCTTGACCCACAGATAGATTGA
- a CDS encoding ABC transporter permease has product MLSYLLQRFLSIGLSLLAVSLLVFLMVHLIPGDAAVAVLGERATEKALIELREEMGLDKPLYHQYAKFLWDVAHLDFGRSFKTKQPVVEEIKRYFPATAELTLAAMAFSIIFGIGAGVIAAIFRGKFLDYFSMSISLAGISMPIFWLGLMLILLFSYFLPILPSTGRLDVILDLDIQSRTGFYLIDTLLMGNFAAFRNAIAHLILPAVTLGTIPLAIIARMTRSSLLEVLNQPYIMTAYAKGLSRWKVIGKHAMKNSMVPVLTIIGLEFGYLLGGAILTEHIFSWPGLGSWLRAAVEARDVRAVQGGVLFVATVFMFVNLIVDMLYAYFDPRIRLGDEAR; this is encoded by the coding sequence TTGCTCTCATATCTCCTCCAACGCTTTCTTTCGATCGGTTTATCCCTTTTGGCGGTATCGCTTCTCGTTTTCCTGATGGTACACCTCATCCCCGGCGATGCCGCCGTCGCTGTTTTGGGAGAACGCGCGACCGAAAAAGCACTCATCGAACTTCGAGAAGAGATGGGACTTGATAAGCCCTTGTATCACCAATACGCCAAATTCTTGTGGGATGTCGCACATCTTGACTTTGGACGCTCGTTCAAAACAAAACAGCCGGTAGTTGAAGAAATCAAACGCTATTTCCCGGCAACGGCTGAACTAACCCTCGCTGCAATGGCATTTTCCATCATATTCGGTATTGGGGCTGGCGTTATTGCTGCGATTTTCCGCGGAAAATTTTTGGACTATTTCTCAATGTCCATATCCCTCGCCGGTATCTCTATGCCTATCTTCTGGTTAGGCTTGATGCTTATTCTGCTTTTTTCTTATTTCTTACCCATACTACCAAGCACAGGACGGCTCGATGTAATATTGGATTTAGACATCCAATCGCGTACCGGTTTCTACCTTATTGACACGCTTCTCATGGGAAATTTCGCTGCCTTCCGAAATGCCATCGCGCATCTCATTCTTCCTGCGGTAACATTGGGGACCATCCCATTAGCAATCATCGCTCGGATGACTCGTTCCAGTCTCCTCGAAGTACTCAATCAACCGTATATTATGACGGCATACGCGAAAGGTTTGTCGCGGTGGAAAGTCATCGGTAAACATGCAATGAAAAACAGCATGGTGCCTGTTTTGACAATTATCGGCTTGGAATTCGGCTATCTATTGGGCGGAGCGATCTTAACTGAACATATTTTCTCCTGGCCCGGGCTCGGTTCGTGGTTGCGCGCCGCCGTTGAGGCGCGCGATGTCCGCGCCGTGCAAGGTGGCGTGCTCTTTGTTGCAACAGTCTTTATGTTCGTCAATCTCATCGTGGATATGTTGTATGCCTATTTTGATCCGCGCATCCGTCTCGGAGACGAAGCCAGATGA
- a CDS encoding MBL fold metallo-hydrolase, with product MAYALEDEFGDIIGKARRGQDLSQSQAASAAGITEAELARMEQYTLKPTETQVFRLAEVLNLDGTKLLDIATEQWEPETPPQRSDANLEVITISAPVGGWPVNAYLLICKATNDAAIIDTAAHPDLVLEQLDAHNVNPAAILLTHAHSDHTDGLPKLQTATGCETYIHRNEPKPRSENRLREVAHGDALTVVGELTVSVVNTPGHTPGGCSFIAQDVAFVGDAIFAGSVGGPNISYQDEIDSVRDNLLSLPDAVRLFPGHGPSTTVGEEKLHNPFF from the coding sequence ATGGCTTATGCACTCGAAGATGAATTTGGTGACATCATTGGAAAAGCCCGACGCGGGCAAGACCTTTCTCAAAGTCAAGCTGCAAGTGCTGCTGGTATTACAGAGGCAGAACTTGCGCGTATGGAACAGTATACCTTAAAACCTACCGAAACGCAAGTCTTTCGTCTCGCAGAAGTACTGAATTTGGACGGCACCAAACTGCTTGACATCGCGACAGAACAGTGGGAACCTGAAACGCCACCGCAGCGTAGCGACGCAAATCTTGAGGTTATCACAATCAGCGCACCTGTCGGCGGATGGCCCGTCAATGCCTATCTTTTAATTTGCAAAGCAACCAATGATGCTGCAATTATAGACACCGCAGCGCATCCAGACCTTGTCTTGGAACAACTGGATGCTCACAATGTGAATCCCGCTGCGATCCTTCTGACGCACGCGCACAGCGACCATACCGACGGGTTACCGAAACTTCAAACCGCTACCGGATGCGAAACTTACATCCATAGGAACGAACCGAAACCGCGGAGCGAAAACAGATTACGTGAGGTTGCCCATGGTGATGCCCTCACTGTTGTCGGTGAACTGACCGTAAGCGTCGTCAATACGCCCGGACACACCCCCGGTGGATGTAGTTTTATTGCACAGGATGTGGCTTTTGTCGGTGATGCGATCTTTGCCGGTTCCGTTGGGGGGCCCAACATCTCTTATCAGGATGAAATCGACAGCGTTCGCGACAACCTACTTTCGCTTCCAGACGCGGTTAGACTCTTTCCGGGGCATGGACCCTCCACTACCGTAGGTGAGGAGAAATTGCACAACCCATTTTTCTAA
- a CDS encoding Uma2 family endonuclease — protein sequence MDIPKNGYEQAAISLAPLETDMTLEDFLESDLEGYEYVKGKLIPMAPPTMEHGEISMSLSLLLGVHIRENGLGRLYPADTDFKLGDRLVKPDVAFVSTARLPENRNQASPIAPDLAVEVVSPSDVFRRVIEKAFAYLEAGTQMVWIVEPTSQTVRVYRSETPIKVLGINDTLTGEDVVEGFSCQVAQLFE from the coding sequence ATGGACATTCCGAAAAATGGATATGAACAAGCGGCAATATCCCTCGCGCCGCTGGAAACTGATATGACGTTAGAAGATTTTCTTGAGAGCGATTTAGAGGGATATGAATATGTGAAAGGAAAGTTAATACCGATGGCACCACCGACAATGGAGCACGGTGAAATCAGTATGAGCCTTAGTTTGCTGTTAGGTGTTCATATTCGTGAAAATGGGTTGGGGCGTTTGTATCCAGCAGATACAGACTTTAAATTGGGGGACCGACTGGTTAAACCGGATGTCGCGTTTGTTTCCACAGCGAGGTTGCCTGAAAACAGGAACCAGGCATCCCCTATAGCACCAGATCTCGCTGTTGAGGTAGTGTCACCATCAGATGTTTTTCGGCGTGTAATTGAAAAGGCGTTCGCTTATCTTGAAGCTGGTACACAGATGGTCTGGATTGTCGAACCCACTTCACAAACGGTACGAGTGTATCGATCTGAAACACCTATCAAGGTGTTAGGGATTAACGACACACTCACGGGTGAAGATGTCGTTGAAGGGTTTTCGTGTCAAGTGGCACAACTTTTTGAATAA
- a CDS encoding sugar phosphate isomerase/epimerase, whose product MKLGLVTYNMAKDWDVPTIIEKCVETGFSGVELRTTHAHGVEVELSASERVAVKQQFADSPIEIAGLGSAFDYHAVDQAVVRQNIEGTKVYSQLAADVGAPGVKVRPNGLPEEVPVEKTLEQIGLALRECGEFAADLGVQIRLEVHGGGTSELRHIRTIIDVADHDNVYVCWNSNFGEVENGSIQKNFDLVKGRIGLVHITELHRREYPWRELFTLLRDSGYSGYTLAEIAGSSDPERVMNFYRALWEELSR is encoded by the coding sequence ATGAAACTTGGTTTAGTTACATATAATATGGCAAAAGATTGGGATGTCCCCACAATCATTGAGAAGTGTGTGGAGACAGGATTTTCAGGCGTGGAATTACGGACAACGCATGCCCACGGCGTTGAGGTCGAACTTTCGGCAAGCGAACGGGTAGCAGTAAAACAACAATTCGCTGATTCTCCGATTGAGATTGCCGGTTTAGGTTCCGCGTTTGATTATCATGCCGTGGATCAGGCAGTGGTTCGTCAGAATATAGAAGGGACGAAAGTATATTCTCAGCTCGCAGCGGATGTCGGGGCACCCGGTGTGAAGGTGCGTCCGAATGGACTCCCTGAAGAAGTGCCTGTTGAAAAGACGTTGGAACAGATTGGATTAGCGTTACGCGAGTGTGGTGAATTCGCTGCGGATCTCGGTGTGCAGATTCGATTGGAAGTACACGGCGGTGGCACCTCTGAACTCCGGCATATCCGTACGATTATTGATGTCGCTGATCACGACAACGTCTATGTCTGCTGGAATTCCAATTTCGGTGAGGTAGAAAACGGTTCCATTCAAAAGAACTTTGATCTCGTGAAAGGCAGAATCGGCTTGGTGCATATCACCGAACTGCATCGACGTGAGTATCCGTGGCGTGAGCTTTTTACACTCTTGAGAGATTCAGGGTATTCGGGGTACACCCTCGCAGAAATCGCCGGAAGTTCCGATCCAGAACGCGTAATGAATTTTTATCGGGCATTGTGGGAAGAACTGTCAAGGTAA
- a CDS encoding formylglycine-generating enzyme family protein — MTKHHKDLKRSLKGILERYCIIMLVGGLALVISGCERDDITSPAETITSPSEKKTPLPEGKTAIPLPGEKPPLPKGMVLIPEGEFQIGSNDREADDDEQPVRTVYVDAFYMDETEVTNAQFKEFVLKNPRWQKNRIDGKFHNGRYLWAWDGNNYPKGRDKHPVTGVSWYAAMAYSKWVEKRLPTEAEWERAARGGLVDKTYPHGNTLTPRDANYGNNIKNTTAVGRYPANGYGLYDMAGNASEWCLDRYHSGLYLTFPQEGVARNPLAGANTIQWIVDNFTNVNVDVSRVLRGGHWFDMARLPRVADRRDSKPKSAFWVIGFRCVRSVTVTP, encoded by the coding sequence ATGACCAAACACCATAAAGACTTGAAAAGGTCCTTAAAGGGTATTTTGGAAAGGTATTGCATTATTATGCTCGTCGGAGGACTCGCCCTCGTTATCAGTGGTTGCGAACGAGATGACATAACATCGCCAGCGGAAACGATAACATCCCCCTCAGAGAAAAAAACACCGCTCCCGGAGGGAAAAACAGCAATACCGCTCCCAGGGGAAAAACCTCCACTCCCTAAAGGCATGGTCCTCATTCCCGAGGGTGAGTTTCAGATAGGCAGCAACGATAGGGAGGCGGATGATGATGAGCAGCCAGTGCGCACCGTCTATGTAGATGCGTTTTATATGGATGAGACGGAAGTGACGAACGCGCAATTCAAAGAATTTGTGCTTAAAAACCCGCGTTGGCAGAAGAATCGGATTGACGGAAAATTTCACAATGGACGTTACCTCTGGGCCTGGGATGGGAATAACTACCCAAAAGGTAGAGACAAACATCCGGTTACTGGTGTGAGTTGGTATGCGGCGATGGCATACTCGAAGTGGGTAGAAAAGCGTCTGCCGACAGAGGCGGAATGGGAACGCGCCGCGCGTGGGGGCTTAGTCGATAAGACGTATCCGCATGGGAACACGCTAACGCCACGGGATGCAAACTACGGGAACAACATTAAAAATACCACCGCCGTAGGGAGGTATCCTGCGAACGGGTATGGATTGTATGATATGGCGGGTAACGCGAGCGAATGGTGTTTAGATCGATACCATAGTGGACTCTATCTTACATTTCCACAGGAGGGTGTTGCGCGCAATCCGTTGGCGGGCGCGAACACGATTCAGTGGATAGTGGATAACTTCACAAATGTTAATGTTGATGTTTCCCGCGTCCTGCGCGGTGGGCACTGGTTCGACATGGCTCGACTCCCGCGTGTCGCCGATCGCCGCGACTCCAAACCAAAGAGCGCGTTCTGGGTCATCGGTTTTCGTTGTGTGAGGTCTGTCACTGTAACCCCTTAA
- a CDS encoding DUF4268 domain-containing protein: MTEFPNQEGLNRAFNIYRAAMRKFIISRLRQIPGTNVESVVTNSLGYRRANEVKRVLTHSDRNIESAIDINDFPHLVHKNWSEAFEIQLNDDKTFRNQLWLIVECRNADWAHPPEGDAESEGTRAHLFLIADVLSKINESDAKRVKEIREQLFSDEAEEHIPDVSEQLEIARAENAEFEKPLKGKSEIQERRKKFWKNLCDYAAQKDTPVRFHKPGSENYLNVSRNLIDLTGFKMQVWLGTDNREIAVRLYMSHQNFYLLGKQREEIDKEFGEPLEWEELPQRKESRVSLHKDITNPIDEADWQNQHKWIVSKIEKFREKFNAVFLPRLQEPIKVAVAGKTVAEERLSDISNRFEEAEGQQPIQSTLPSNLTPDEKIVFDVIEAPSSHIDTIIRATQLPISRVSSLLLMLELKGIVQQLPGKQFAKANQ; the protein is encoded by the coding sequence ATGACGGAATTTCCTAACCAAGAAGGACTCAATAGAGCGTTTAACATATATCGAGCTGCCATGCGAAAGTTCATCATTTCGCGCTTAAGACAGATTCCAGGCACAAACGTTGAATCTGTAGTTACTAATTCTTTGGGATATAGACGAGCTAACGAAGTTAAACGTGTTTTGACTCACTCCGATCGAAATATTGAATCTGCAATTGACATTAACGATTTTCCACACCTTGTTCACAAAAACTGGAGCGAAGCCTTTGAAATACAACTCAATGACGACAAAACTTTTCGGAATCAACTTTGGCTGATAGTGGAATGTCGGAATGCCGATTGGGCGCACCCACCTGAAGGGGATGCTGAATCCGAAGGTACTCGAGCACACTTGTTTCTTATTGCTGATGTACTTAGTAAAATTAATGAATCAGATGCGAAACGTGTTAAAGAAATTCGAGAGCAGCTTTTTTCTGATGAAGCTGAAGAACACATCCCAGATGTGTCTGAACAACTGGAAATAGCGAGAGCAGAGAATGCTGAATTTGAGAAACCGCTCAAGGGTAAATCAGAAATTCAAGAACGACGAAAAAAATTCTGGAAGAACTTGTGCGACTATGCAGCTCAAAAGGACACTCCAGTTAGATTTCATAAACCGGGTTCGGAAAATTACTTAAACGTTAGCAGAAATTTGATAGATCTTACTGGCTTTAAGATGCAGGTGTGGTTGGGCACGGACAATAGGGAAATTGCCGTACGCCTTTACATGTCACATCAAAACTTCTACTTGCTTGGGAAACAACGCGAGGAAATTGATAAAGAATTTGGCGAACCTCTTGAATGGGAGGAGTTACCTCAGCGCAAGGAAAGTCGGGTGTCCTTGCATAAGGATATAACTAATCCAATTGACGAAGCAGATTGGCAAAATCAGCACAAATGGATTGTCTCAAAAATTGAAAAGTTCCGCGAAAAGTTCAACGCGGTTTTCTTACCACGACTTCAGGAACCTATAAAAGTAGCCGTAGCAGGAAAAACCGTCGCTGAGGAACGCTTATCAGATATATCAAATCGGTTTGAAGAAGCCGAAGGGCAACAACCCATCCAAAGTACACTGCCATCCAATTTGACTCCAGATGAGAAAATAGTCTTCGACGTTATAGAAGCTCCATCATCGCATATTGACACTATCATTCGGGCGACACAGCTACCGATTAGTCGGGTCTCAAGTCTGCTACTGATGTTGGAACTCAAGGGCATCGTTCAACAATTACCGGGGAAACAATTCGCTAAGGCTAATCAATAA
- a CDS encoding rhodanese-like domain-containing protein — protein MNHIEFYQAKLNHETDSWDLYEALNNGEPIVVIDARSAEAYALEHIPTSINIPHRTMSEVTTSELDKSKLYVTYCDGIGCNASTKGALNMAKLGFQVKELMGGLDWWKRDGYETKGKQGVPGTEVVCGC, from the coding sequence ATGAATCATATTGAATTTTATCAAGCGAAATTAAACCACGAAACGGATTCTTGGGATCTTTATGAAGCACTCAATAACGGGGAACCTATCGTTGTTATAGATGCCCGTTCCGCAGAGGCTTATGCGCTTGAACACATACCAACATCAATAAATATCCCGCATCGAACAATGTCTGAGGTAACCACAAGCGAACTCGACAAATCAAAATTATATGTGACATACTGTGATGGTATTGGCTGTAATGCTTCTACAAAAGGTGCCTTGAATATGGCGAAGTTGGGGTTTCAGGTGAAAGAGTTGATGGGTGGCTTAGATTGGTGGAAACGTGATGGCTATGAAACCAAAGGTAAACAAGGCGTTCCGGGGACTGAGGTTGTGTGTGGATGCTAA
- a CDS encoding phytanoyl-CoA dioxygenase family protein produces MPKKFTDAQLDELLAKGYLIVPDYYSGEQLAEMQAAQRRVLPTWEEVKDDPPPGRATLTEFPPAEMALLRATVDHHAWEFARKFLKTEHIHFRAGCMIARYPGFKGPGVGSDPSNLHIDNGNNSLLPQSESAREFGQIGFWVHLEDVDEDQAPLRLLAKEHGGDTSKYEPLVCKGGTVCIFNNYTLHSASDYLREDGQRFTWGFGLGRADHYWEGFRHYTDKGRNPTFSKFIGTLTATEREVFRFPSAGHPYYTPQTLEALEEQYPGWNARGEY; encoded by the coding sequence ATGCCTAAGAAATTTACCGATGCACAGCTTGATGAGCTCTTAGCGAAAGGCTACTTAATTGTACCCGACTACTATTCAGGTGAACAACTGGCGGAGATGCAAGCTGCCCAACGCCGTGTACTCCCGACATGGGAAGAAGTTAAGGATGATCCACCCCCCGGTAGAGCAACTTTGACCGAATTCCCGCCCGCTGAAATGGCTTTATTACGTGCGACCGTGGACCACCATGCATGGGAATTCGCACGTAAATTTCTGAAAACGGAGCATATTCACTTCCGTGCTGGGTGTATGATTGCACGCTATCCCGGATTTAAAGGTCCAGGTGTCGGTAGCGATCCGAGCAATTTACACATTGATAACGGTAACAACTCGCTGCTCCCACAGTCGGAGAGTGCTCGTGAATTCGGGCAAATCGGTTTTTGGGTACACCTTGAGGATGTTGACGAAGATCAGGCACCGCTTAGACTACTTGCCAAGGAACACGGAGGAGATACCTCTAAATACGAGCCCCTCGTTTGTAAAGGCGGAACCGTCTGTATTTTTAACAACTATACATTGCATTCAGCGAGCGATTATCTGCGGGAAGATGGACAACGCTTCACGTGGGGATTCGGTTTAGGACGGGCAGACCACTATTGGGAAGGTTTTCGACACTACACAGACAAAGGTCGAAATCCAACGTTCTCGAAATTCATCGGCACACTGACAGCGACAGAGCGTGAAGTATTTCGGTTTCCATCTGCCGGGCATCCCTACTACACGCCACAGACACTTGAGGCGTTAGAAGAACAGTACCCGGGTTGGAACGCCCGCGGAGAATATTGA
- a CDS encoding thiamine pyrophosphate-binding protein has product MKGGDILIECLKAQGVSAVFGMPGTQNIQIYDALLRRGKGTIDHYLVRHEYAATQMADGFARATGEVGVAITVPGPGASNASTGILEAFTDCAPVLLITGQSDSSLYSKHPSKMFHGLDQMRFFESITKYCAIAHTVPEIPVVVENAFKAMRNGRPGPTMLEFPMDVVTGDGDVRIPPRVERAELPPPDDADLSTAVETIRNAKMPLIFAGSAVFHSNAQNELRLLAEKLNAPVIVTRNGKGVLSEDHPLALQICYGYLGREALQSADCLIGIGPRFTSIDTRNWSLELPQPFIQIDEDADEIGLEYPCDVGVVGDLKLTLQALIEDVAPGENGWNETLAELRTAFDAQPPLPIIHELQDVLPRDTIYAIDVHALGYASFAEFPIYDPRTFLYPNIGVALGHAYPAAIGAKVAHPDRPVICFSGDGGFLMGAVEMATAMKYGINVVAIVVNDGALSAIKGSQQKGCEGRTIDTDLLNPDFVEFANSFGAYTKRVENLGDFKDTLRDALAAEKPALIEIMLQERQDDIVNVIGWLMSEPLRKTTF; this is encoded by the coding sequence GTGAAAGGCGGAGATATTCTCATTGAATGCTTGAAAGCACAAGGTGTCTCAGCAGTTTTCGGGATGCCCGGTACCCAAAATATTCAGATTTATGATGCTTTGCTGCGACGCGGGAAAGGCACGATTGACCACTATCTCGTCCGGCACGAGTATGCGGCGACACAGATGGCAGACGGGTTCGCCCGCGCAACGGGAGAGGTCGGTGTGGCTATCACTGTGCCGGGTCCCGGTGCCAGTAATGCCTCTACAGGGATTTTAGAAGCGTTCACCGATTGTGCACCCGTTCTACTGATTACCGGACAGAGCGATTCCAGTCTCTATAGTAAACACCCCAGTAAAATGTTCCACGGTTTGGATCAGATGCGGTTCTTTGAATCGATTACCAAATACTGTGCTATCGCCCACACTGTCCCTGAGATTCCCGTCGTTGTAGAAAATGCCTTTAAAGCGATGCGCAACGGGAGACCGGGACCGACAATGTTGGAATTCCCAATGGATGTTGTTACAGGAGACGGGGATGTTCGGATTCCACCACGTGTAGAACGTGCCGAACTACCGCCACCTGATGATGCTGATCTCAGTACCGCCGTTGAGACAATCCGTAATGCGAAGATGCCCCTGATTTTTGCAGGTTCTGCTGTTTTCCACTCAAACGCCCAAAATGAGTTACGTCTCCTTGCTGAAAAACTAAACGCACCAGTTATCGTCACCCGCAACGGAAAAGGCGTTTTGTCGGAGGATCATCCGTTAGCACTCCAAATTTGCTACGGCTATCTCGGACGCGAGGCACTGCAAAGTGCTGACTGTCTAATTGGTATCGGACCGCGCTTTACCTCCATTGATACCCGAAATTGGAGTCTGGAGTTACCACAACCCTTCATCCAAATTGATGAGGACGCGGACGAGATTGGGCTTGAATACCCGTGTGACGTGGGTGTCGTCGGTGACCTGAAACTGACCTTGCAAGCACTAATTGAGGATGTTGCTCCCGGTGAAAACGGATGGAACGAGACGTTGGCAGAACTCCGAACAGCGTTTGATGCCCAACCGCCTTTGCCAATTATTCACGAATTGCAAGACGTGCTTCCACGAGACACTATCTACGCGATTGATGTCCACGCGCTCGGTTACGCTTCCTTTGCCGAGTTTCCTATCTACGATCCGAGAACCTTCCTCTATCCGAATATCGGTGTGGCGTTAGGGCACGCGTATCCTGCAGCCATCGGTGCCAAAGTCGCACATCCTGATCGACCAGTTATCTGCTTCAGTGGCGATGGTGGGTTTCTGATGGGGGCTGTGGAGATGGCAACCGCTATGAAATACGGCATTAACGTCGTGGCGATCGTGGTGAATGACGGCGCGCTGTCGGCGATTAAGGGATCTCAACAGAAGGGGTGTGAGGGACGTACGATTGATACCGATCTGCTCAATCCCGATTTCGTTGAATTCGCAAACTCTTTCGGGGCATACACCAAGCGGGTTGAGAATTTGGGTGATTTCAAGGACACTTTACGGGACGCGCTTGCTGCTGAAAAACCGGCACTCATTGAAATAATGCTACAGGAACGGCAGGACGATATTGTCAACGTCATCGGATGGTTGATGTCCGAACCGCTCCGAAAAACCACTTTTTAA
- a CDS encoding ABC transporter ATP-binding protein produces MATVRLENITKRFGDLIALDDITLDIQDQEFFVLLGQTGAGKTTTLRCIAGLDKPEEGTIYLDDVSVNDKTPAERDVAFVFQSHILYPHLSVYENMAFPLHPRKLSAEEIDRRVRDIAQMLHIEHLLMRTPNQLSGGETQRVGLGRAMVRRPQVFLMDEPISNLDAKLRAEMRSEIRWRQQELGTTTFYVTHDQTEAMSMADRIAVLEAGKIQQLGTPAEIYNHPENLFVAGFVGNPSMNCIPCDISRTNGELQLRLAHDLGTDNSVTIQDTRISKMLNDRDSERDLVFGVHPEDIVVSHQSIPNAFQAEIYSAEPLGAETIVEITLGTDTSGTHAILKASTAPNFEAEIGQHLYVTFVPERMHFFDKTTGNAIL; encoded by the coding sequence ATGGCAACAGTCCGACTCGAAAACATTACAAAGCGGTTCGGCGACCTAATCGCGCTTGACGACATCACGCTCGATATCCAAGATCAGGAGTTTTTCGTGCTCCTCGGTCAGACAGGTGCTGGAAAAACGACGACACTTCGGTGTATCGCAGGTTTGGACAAACCCGAGGAAGGCACAATCTATCTCGACGACGTGAGTGTCAACGACAAAACTCCCGCAGAACGTGATGTCGCTTTCGTTTTCCAATCGCATATCCTCTACCCGCACCTGAGCGTTTACGAGAACATGGCGTTCCCACTGCATCCGAGAAAACTCTCGGCAGAGGAAATCGATCGGCGTGTCAGAGATATTGCACAGATGCTTCATATCGAACATTTACTCATGCGCACACCGAACCAGTTGAGCGGTGGTGAAACACAACGGGTCGGACTCGGACGCGCAATGGTGCGGCGCCCTCAAGTATTCCTCATGGATGAACCGATTTCTAATCTCGATGCAAAACTCCGGGCGGAAATGCGTTCGGAAATTCGTTGGCGGCAACAGGAGCTCGGTACAACGACTTTCTATGTGACGCACGATCAAACCGAAGCGATGTCGATGGCGGACCGGATCGCTGTCCTTGAAGCGGGCAAAATCCAACAACTCGGAACACCTGCCGAAATCTATAATCATCCCGAAAACCTATTTGTCGCCGGTTTTGTCGGAAATCCGAGTATGAATTGCATTCCGTGCGACATCTCCAGGACCAACGGTGAGCTTCAGTTGAGATTAGCACACGATCTTGGAACGGACAATTCGGTAACAATTCAGGACACAAGGATTTCTAAAATGCTAAACGATAGAGACTCAGAAAGGGATCTTGTCTTTGGTGTGCACCCTGAAGACATCGTTGTTAGCCATCAGTCAATCCCGAATGCATTTCAGGCTGAAATTTATAGTGCTGAACCGCTCGGTGCAGAGACAATCGTTGAGATAACTCTCGGAACAGATACCTCAGGTACACATGCGATACTTAAAGCGTCCACAGCCCCCAACTTTGAAGCGGAAATCGGACAGCACCTCTACGTCACATTTGTTCCTGAGCGAATGCATTTCTTTGATAAAACCACTGGCAACGCTATCTTGTAG